From Solanum lycopersicum chromosome 8, SLM_r2.1, the proteins below share one genomic window:
- the DNMT2 gene encoding tRNA (cytosine(38)-C(5))-methyltransferase has protein sequence MESEVSRSPWRVLEFYSGIGGLRYSLLKAAVDATVVEAFDINDVANDVYQHNFGHRPFQGNIQTLNAADLDGYNADAWLLSPPCQPYTRQGLQKGSSDARASSFLKILELVPQLLRPPSYLFVENVVGFETSDTHAILVDILEKNNFVTQEFILSPLQFGLPYSRPRYYCLAKRKPLSFEVPEFNNQLLRTPGPLLGQTESTMEKEQLLSPEYWDELLQACHPVDDFLVFKTFGNRKDSSTYSFHANDSVKSDRLDEENDVCFVPSSLIERWGSAMDIVYPHSKRCCCFTKSYYRYVKGTGSLLATAEATFQEKPENRMPSLQDLSLRYFTPREVANLHSFPEDFQFPQHISLRQRYAMLGNSLSVGVVAPLLQYLFINHS, from the exons ATGGAATCGGAAGTTTCTAGAAGTCCATGGCGAGTGCTGGAGTTCTACAGTGGAATTGGTGGCTTGCGGTATTCTCTGCTCAAAGCCGCCGTCGACGCCACTGTTGTAGAAGCTTTCGATATAAACGACGTTGCTAATGATGTTTACCAGCACAACTTCGGTCACCGGCCTTTTCAG GGTAACATTCAGACTCTGAATGCCGCTGATCTTGACGGCTACAATGCTGATGCTTGGTTACTTTCTCCTCCTTGTCAGCCATATACTCGACAAG GACTCCAGAAAGGTTCTAGTGATGCACGTGCATCATCATTTCTTAAAATTCTGGAACTTGTACCACAGTTATTACGTCCTCCATCATATCTTTTTGTGGAAAATGTTGTAGGATTTGAG ACTTCTGATACCCATGCAATATTGGTTGATATATTGGAAAAGAATAATTTTGTTACACAAGAATTTATTTTGAGTCCACTGCAATTTGGACTGCCATATTCTCGGCCTCGTTATTATTGCTTG GCCAAGAGGAAACCTTTATCGTTTGAAGTCCCTGAATTTAACAATCAGCTACTTCGAACCCCTGGTCCTTTACTTGGGCAGACTGAAAGCACAATGGAAAAGGAACAGCTGCTGTCACCAGAGTACTGGGATGAGCTGCTTCAAGCTTGTCATCCTGTAGATGATTTTCTTGTATTCAAAACTTTTGGCAATCGGAAGGACTCATCAACTTATTCTTTCCATGCTAATGATTCTGTAAAATCAGATAGACTTGATGAGGAAAATGATGTGTGCTTTGTTCCATCAAGCCTGATTGAAAGATGGGGAAGTGCCATGG ATATTGTTTATCCTCATTCAAAGCGTTGCTGTTGTTTTACAAAAAGCTATTACAGATATGTGAAGGGTACTGGCTCCCTGTTGGCAACTGCCGAGGCAACTTTCCAG GAAAAACCAGAGAATAGAATGCCTTCACTGCAGGATCTGTCTCTCAGATACTTCACACCTAGGGAG GTTGCGAATTTGCATTCTTTTCCAGAAGACTTCCAGTTTCCACAACACATCAGTCTTCGCCAACG TTATGCAATGCTAGGAAACAGTTTAAGTGTGGGAGTGGTTGCTCCACTGCTTCAATATCTCTTCATCAACCAttcatga
- the LOC101252311 gene encoding pentatricopeptide repeat-containing protein At3g54980, mitochondrial, which translates to MKALLPSSSQIPPWLILYCRRHLCISSTSSSLTIQQPKTPPPPPPDSTTNSLDTDHSCGRPNSEDVKFTKNHVVDVLLSHRDDPDSAYRYFQTARLQRGFLHSKSDPFFVLLHILVNSAMHQHKSRRLLDYYASSDSGPSATVVFNGLVKCGKTFDFGLNPKIFNFLVSSCMKANRLNDAIDCFNAMLEHDIMLWIPIMNSLLKKLVRQGMVGVAEDLYTDIVSRGTHYDCGTVHILMEACLREGKMKEAVKLLEETKMSGIKFDAGLYSCGVYVACKEQNLSLALKLLEEMKCGGWVPSEGTYTNIILACVKQGNMVKALRLKDEMLSNGHLMNLVVATSLMKGYHLQGNLSSALDLFDKLVEYGLTPNKATYAVLIEGCCKNGDVEKALLVYRKMKLAGIKSNAYIENSLIKGFLNVDLLDEAMNVFDGAINSGTANVFVYNSIIAWLCKKGQMDKAQNTWDKMVANGILPTIISYNNIILGNCRNGNMDKALDFFSQLPERHLKANVVTYSILIDGYFRKGDADKAENMFDQMVSSGISPTDYTFNTVISGMSKVGKTSEAKDLLKRIVEGGDLLPTCMSYNSLIDGFLKEDDVSSALSVYREMCNSGISPDVVTYTTLIDGLCKSNNINLALKLLKEMRNKEIKLDVIAYAVLIDGFCKRRDMKSASELFDEILQVGISPNLFVYNSMMSGFINVNNMEAALVLRDKMINEGVPCDLKTYTTLIDGLLKDGKIDLASHLFTEMLGKGIMPDDITYTVLVHGLSNKGQVENAHKILEEMYKKSMTPSVLIYNTLIAGYFKEGNLQEAFRLHDEMLDKGLKPDDATYDILISGKLKDNSFGRGSSMPQ; encoded by the coding sequence ATGAAAGCTTTACTCCCTTCCTCTTCGCAGATTCCTCCATGGCTAATCCTCTATTGCAGACGCCATTTATGCATTTCTTCAACCTCATCTTCACTAACAATCCAACAACCAAAAACTCCTCCGCCTCCACCTCCAGACTCAACTACCAATTCTCTTGATACTGACCATTCTTGTGGCAGACCCAATTCGGAAGATGTTAAGTTCACCAAGAATCATGTCGTTGATGTTCTTCTCAGTCACAGAGATGACCCTGACTCAGCTTATAGGTACTTCCAAACTGCTAGACTCCAAAGGGGTTTTCTACATTCTAAATCTGACCCTTTCTTTGTTCTGCTTCACATATTAGTGAATTCTGCAATGCATCAACATAAATCTCGACGTTTGCTTGATTATTACGCTTCTAGTGACTCCGGTCCGTCTGCTACTGTTGTTTTTAATGGTCTAGTGAAGTGTGGTAAGACTTTTGATTTTGGGTTAAATCCCAAGATTTTCAATTTCTTGGTAAGTAGTTGTATGAAAGCTAATCGATTGAATGATGCTATTGATTGTTTCAATGCGATGTTGGAACATGATATAATGTTGTGGATACCAATCATGAACAGCCTTTTAAAGAAATTGGTGAGGCAGGGCATGGTTGGAGTAGCGGAAGATTTGTATACTGATATAGTGTCGAGAGGAACTCATTATGATTGTGGGACTGTTCATATTTTGATGGAGGCTTGTCTCAGAGAAGGGAAAATGAAGGAGGCTGTGAAGCTTTTAGAGGAGACTAAGATGAGTGGAATTAAGTTTGATGCAGGATTATATAGCTGTGGGGTTTATGTTGCTTGTAAGGAGCAGAATCTAAGTTTAGCGTTGAAGTTGTTGGAGGAGATGAAATGCGGGGGTTGGGTTCCTTCTGAAGGAACGTATACAAACATAATTTTGGCTTGTGTGAAACAAGGGAATATGGTCAAGGCATTGAGGCTCAAGGATGAAATGCTTAGTAATGGCCATCTGATGAACTTGGTGGTTGCAACAAGTTTGATGAAAGGGTATCATCTGCAGGGGAACTTATCAAGTGCTTTGGATTTGTTTGACAAACTGGTCGAGTATGGACTCACTCCGAACAAGGCGACATATGCAGTTTTAATAGAAGGTTGCTGTAAAAATGGGGATGTTGAAAAAGCATTACTAGTTTACAGGAAAATGAAACTTGCAGGTATTAAGTCTAATGCTTATATTGAAAATTCGTTGATAAAGGGATTTTTAAATGTGGACTTGTTAGATGAAGCAATGAATGTGTTTGATGGGGCAATAAATTCAGGGACGGCCAATGTTTTCGTTTACAATAGTATAATAGCATGGTTGTGTAAGAAGGGTCAAATGGATAAAGCTCAAAACACATGGGATAAGATGGTTGCTAATGGAATTTTACCTACTATAAtttcatacaacaatattaTTCTCGGAAATTGCAGAAATGGGAATATGGACAAAGCATTGGATTTCTTCTCCCAGTTGCCAGAAAGACATTTGAAAGCTAATGTTGTAACATATAGCATTTTGATTGACGGGTATTTTAGAAAAGGTGATGCTGATAAAGCTGAGAACATGTTTGATCAAATGGTCTCTTCAGGAATTTCCCCTACTGACTACACATTCAATACCGTGATCAGTGGTATGTCTAAGGTTGGCAAAACATCAGAGGCAAAAGATTTGCTTAAAAGGATTGTGGAAGGAGGAGACCTCCTTCCAACATGCATGTCTTACAATAGTCTAATCGATGGATTTTTGAAGGAAGATGATGTCAGCTCAGCTTTGTCTGTTTATAGAGAGATGTGCAATAGTGGTATTTCCCCAGATGTTGTCACTTACACAACTTTGATTGATGGGTTATGCAAAAGCAATAACATAAATCTAGCTCTAAAACTGCTGAAGGAgatgagaaataaagaaattaagttAGATGTCATTGCATACGCTGTTCTTATAGATGGGTTTTGCAAAAGAAGAGATATGAAAAGTGCTTCTGAACTTTTTGATGAAATTCTTCAAGTTGGTATCTCTCCTAACCTATTTGTTTATAATAGCATGATGAGTGGgtttataaatgtaaataataTGGAAGCAGCACTAGTCTTGCGTGATAAGATGATCAATGAAGGCGTTCCATGTGATCTGAAAACATACACCACATTGATTGATGGGCTTTTGAAGGATGGAAAAATAGATCTGGCGTCTCATTTGTTTACTGAGATGCTTGGAAAGGGTATAATGCCTGATGACATCACATATACTGTTCTTGTACATGGTCTTTCCAATAAAGGCCAGGTTGAGAATGCACACAAAATCTTAGAGGAGATGTATAAAAAGAGTATGACTCCTAGTGTTCTGATTTATAATACACTAATTGCTGGATACTTCAAGGAGGGAAATTTGCAAGAGGCATTTAGGTTGCATGATGAGATGCTTGACAAAGGTCTTAAGCCCGATGATGCGACCTATGATATTCTTATAAGCGGAAAGTTGAAAGATAATAGTTTCGGTCGTGGTAGTTCAATGCCACAATGA
- the LOC101252612 gene encoding ammonium transporter 2 member 5-like, whose product MSLSSPPAFNFSVLPSNLIPGDANPPWMSKGDNAWQLVAATLVGLQSVPGLIILYGGAVKKKWAVNSAFMVLYAFACVLLCWVCWGYRMSFGEKLIPIWGKIDVALEQDYLFQKAFLGMFPNATMVFFQFVFAAITLVLIAGALLGRMNFYAWMLFVPLWLTFSYTFGAYTIWSSNGWLSVNGIIDYSGGYVIHLSSGVAGFTAAYWVGPRSTKDRERFPPNNILLMLAGAGLLWMGWSGFNGGDPYAANIDASLAVLNTHVAAATSLLTWLILDVIFFGKPSVIGAVQGMITGLVAITPAAGVIQGWAAIAVGLCSGSIPWFTMMVVHKKSELLQKVDDTMAVFHTHAVAGCLGGLLTGLFAHPRLCYLFYGYYNNYYGLFYGLHDGQAHKGLRQMGLQLLGILFIVVVNVVMTSLICLLVQLIVPLRMSEEDMEIGDEAAHGEEAYAIWGQGDRLEKSAGFSDTAAGAAKSSYNTSRSQVEMV is encoded by the exons atgAGTTTATCATCTCCACCAGCCTTTAACTTTTCTGTGCTCCCATCAAACTTGATTCCGGGGGATGCGAATCCTCCGTGGATGAGCAAAGGTGACAATGCATGGCAACTTGTAGCAGCCACCTTAGTGGGGCTACAAAGTGTACCAGGCCTTATAATACTCTATGGAGGAGcagttaaaaaaaaatgggcAGTAAATTCAGCTTTCATGGTTTTATATGCCTTTGCTTGTGTACTACTATGTTGGGTTTGTTGGGGATATAGAATGTCATTTGGAGAAAAACTAATACCAATATGGGGTAAAATAGACGTTGCGTTAGAACAAGATTACCTCTTCCAGAAAGCATTTCTGGGGATGTTTCCTAACGCGACTATGGTGTTTTTCCAGTTTGTATTCGCGGCTATCACTCTGGTTCTGATAGCGGGTGCATTGCTTGGAAGGATGAATTTTTATGCTTGGATGTTGTTTGTACCATTGTGGCTAacattttcttatacttttggTGCATATACTATTTGGTCTTCTAATGGTTGGTTGTCTGTTAATGGTATTATTGACTATTCTGGTGGATATGTCATTCATCTCTCTTCTGGTGTAGCTGGTTTTACTGCTGCTTATTGG GTGGGTCCAAGATCAACCAAGGACAGAGAGAGATTTCCACCAAATAACATACTTCTGATGTTGGCTGGGGCAGGACTCCTGTGGATGGGGTGGTCAGGGTTCAATGGAGGTGATCCATATGCAGCCAACATTGATGCATCCTTGGCCGTGTTAAACACACATGTTGCTGCTGCTACAAGCTTGTTAACATGGCTCATTCTTGATGTCATCTTCTTTGGAAAGCCTTCTGTTATTGGTGCTGTCCAAGGCATGATCACTGGCTTAGTTGCAATCACACCTGCTGCAG GTGTTATACAGGGATGGGCAGCCATAGCTGTAGGACTATGTTCAGGCTCAATTCCATGGTTCACAATGATGGTAGTCCACAAGAAATCTGAGCTTCTTCAAAAAGTGGACGACACAATGGCTGTCTTCCACACCCATGCTGTGGCTGGATGCCTAGGAGGACTCCTCACGGGGCTCTTTGCTCACCCGAGACTATGTTACCTTTTCTATGGCTACTATAACAACTATTATGGCCTCTTCTATGGGCTTCACGACGGACAAGCCCACAAAGGACTCAGGCAAATGGGTCTCCAACTTCTTGGGATTCTGTTCATCGTGGTGGTGAACGTTGTGATGACAAGCTTGATATGTTTGTTGGTGCAGCTCATTGTACCACTCAGAATGTCAGAGGAAGATATGGAAATTGGAGATGAAGCTGCACATGGTGAGGAAGCTTATGCTATTTGGGGACAAGGTGATAGGCTTGAGAAATCTGCAGGATTTTCTGATACTGCTGCTGGAGCTGCTAAGTCTAGTTATAATACGTCTAGAAGTCAGGTCGAAATGGTTTAA
- the LOC101263337 gene encoding protein arginine N-methyltransferase PRMT10: MGSSSNAAAPINNVDKGVDYANYFCTYAFLYHQKEMLSDRVRMDAYYNAIFQNKHHFAGKAVLDVGTGSGILALWSAQAGARKVYAVEATKMAEHARELVKTNGFEHVVEVIEGSMEDITLPEKVDVIISEWMGYFLLRESMFDSVICARDRWLNPDGVMYPSHARMWVAPIRSGLVDQKKIDYDRAMDDWSHFVNETKTFYGVDMGSLTKPFTDEQRKYYLQTSLWNNLHPNQVIGKPAVIKEIDCLTSSVNDLLSLQANISSIITAENTRFCGFGGWFDVHFRGRKENPAKNEIELTTAPSEDLGTHWGQQVFLFYPSTRVSQGDNMTMNFSMNRSKENHRLLEVEFDCELRQSSGKSLPSFSKKFYIE; the protein is encoded by the exons ATGGGTAGCTCTTCTAATGCCGCCGCCCCTATCAACAACGTAGACAAGGGCGTCGATTATGCTAACTATTTCTGCACTTACGCTTTTCTCTATCACCAAAAAGAGATGCTCTCTGATCGTGTTCGTATGGATGCTTACTACAATGCTATTTTCCAAAACAAACATCATTTTGCTGGAAAG GCTGTTTTGGATGTAGGGACAGGGAGCGGCATATTGGCATTATGGTCAGCACAAGCAGGTGCAAGGAAAGTTTATGCAGTCGAAGCCACCAAGATGGCAGAACATGCTCGTGAACTTGTTAAAACAAATGGGTTTGAGCATGTTGTTGAAGTGATTGAGGGGTCAATGGAAGATATTACTCTGCCTGAGAAGG TTGATGTAATCATTTCAGAGTGGATGGGATACTTCCTTCTACGTGAATCAATGTTTGACTCAGTTATCTGTGCTCGGGATCGTTGGTTGAACCCAGATGGAGTTAT GTACCCAAGCCATGCTCGAATGTGGGTTGCACCAATCCGCTCTGGATTAGTGGATCAAAAGAAGATTGATTATGATAGAGCAATGGATGATTGGTCCCATTTTGTCAATGAGACGAAAACGTTTTATGGTGTGGATATGGGCAGTCTGACTAAGCCTTTTACGGATGAGCAGAGAAAATACTATCTACAG ACATCATTGTGGAACAACCTTCATCCAAATCAAGTAATTGGAAAACCTGCTGTCATAAAGGAGATTGACTGTTTAACATCAAGTGTGAATGATTTACTCAGTCTTCAGGCAAATATCTCATCAATCATTACTGCAGAAAATACACGATTCTGTGGGTTTGGTGGATGGTTTGATGTCCACTTTCGA GGACGCAAGGAGAATCCAGCTAAAAATGAGATTGAGTTGACAACAGCTCCAAGTGAAGACCTTGGAACACACTGGGGGCAGCAG GTGTTCTTGTTCTATCCATCCACACGTGTTAGCCAAGGAGATAATATGACAATGAATTTCTCAATGAATCGCTCTAAAGAAAACCATCGGTTGTTGGAAGTTGAGTTTGATTGTGAGCTTAGACAATCTTCTGGAAAGTCACTTCCATCATTCAGCAAAAAGTTTTACATAGAATGA
- the DNMT2 gene encoding tRNA (cytosine(38)-C(5))-methyltransferase isoform X1, producing MESEVSRSPWRVLEFYSGIGGLRYSLLKAAVDATVVEAFDINDVANDVYQHNFGHRPFQGNIQTLNAADLDGYNADAWLLSPPCQPYTRQGLQKGSSDARASSFLKILELVPQLLRPPSYLFVENVVGFETSDTHAILVDILEKNNFVTQEFILSPLQFGLPYSRPRYYCLAKRKPLSFEVPEFNNQLLRTPGPLLGQTESTMEKEQLLSPEYWDELLQACHPVDDFLVFKTFGNRKDSSTYSFHANDSVKSDRLDEENDVCFVPSSLIERWGSAMDIVYPHSKRCCCFTKSYYRYVKGTGSLLATAEATFQEKPENRMPSLQDLSLRYFTPREILIVGCEFAFFSRRLPVSTTHQSSPTLCNARKQFKCGSGCSTASISLHQPFMIMIMLLSEAPSAQVLLDKNSHPTVFPLNLRV from the exons ATGGAATCGGAAGTTTCTAGAAGTCCATGGCGAGTGCTGGAGTTCTACAGTGGAATTGGTGGCTTGCGGTATTCTCTGCTCAAAGCCGCCGTCGACGCCACTGTTGTAGAAGCTTTCGATATAAACGACGTTGCTAATGATGTTTACCAGCACAACTTCGGTCACCGGCCTTTTCAG GGTAACATTCAGACTCTGAATGCCGCTGATCTTGACGGCTACAATGCTGATGCTTGGTTACTTTCTCCTCCTTGTCAGCCATATACTCGACAAG GACTCCAGAAAGGTTCTAGTGATGCACGTGCATCATCATTTCTTAAAATTCTGGAACTTGTACCACAGTTATTACGTCCTCCATCATATCTTTTTGTGGAAAATGTTGTAGGATTTGAG ACTTCTGATACCCATGCAATATTGGTTGATATATTGGAAAAGAATAATTTTGTTACACAAGAATTTATTTTGAGTCCACTGCAATTTGGACTGCCATATTCTCGGCCTCGTTATTATTGCTTG GCCAAGAGGAAACCTTTATCGTTTGAAGTCCCTGAATTTAACAATCAGCTACTTCGAACCCCTGGTCCTTTACTTGGGCAGACTGAAAGCACAATGGAAAAGGAACAGCTGCTGTCACCAGAGTACTGGGATGAGCTGCTTCAAGCTTGTCATCCTGTAGATGATTTTCTTGTATTCAAAACTTTTGGCAATCGGAAGGACTCATCAACTTATTCTTTCCATGCTAATGATTCTGTAAAATCAGATAGACTTGATGAGGAAAATGATGTGTGCTTTGTTCCATCAAGCCTGATTGAAAGATGGGGAAGTGCCATGG ATATTGTTTATCCTCATTCAAAGCGTTGCTGTTGTTTTACAAAAAGCTATTACAGATATGTGAAGGGTACTGGCTCCCTGTTGGCAACTGCCGAGGCAACTTTCCAG GAAAAACCAGAGAATAGAATGCCTTCACTGCAGGATCTGTCTCTCAGATACTTCACACCTAGGGAG ATCTTGATTGTAGGTTGCGAATTTGCATTCTTTTCCAGAAGACTTCCAGTTTCCACAACACATCAGTCTTCGCCAACG TTATGCAATGCTAGGAAACAGTTTAAGTGTGGGAGTGGTTGCTCCACTGCTTCAATATCTCTTCATCAACCAttcatgattatgattatgCTATTATCTGAAGCTCCATCTGCACAAGTTTTGCTGGATAAAAATTCACATCCAACAGTTTTTCCCCTGAACCTGAGGGTCTAG